The sequence GTTCTGTAGATCCTACGGAAGATCAACTCAAAGTGCAGCAAAAATTTAAACAGGGCACTATCTATGCAAAAGCTGTGATGCAGAACCCTGATCTGAAAGCACAATACCAGGCAGCGGCAAAAAACGACCAATCTGCCTATAACGTGGCTTTACGGGATGCCTTCAAAGCCCCGGAGATCAATGATGTCAGCACAGCCAGCTATACCGGTGCTATTGGTACTACCATCACCGTTAGGGCTACCGATGATTTCAAAGTAGCCGGTGTGAAAGTGCAAATCACCAATGCAGCGGGAGTATTGCTCGAACAGGGAGATGCTATACTGCTGGAGAATGGGCTGGACTGGTTATACACCGCCACCGTGTTGAATGATGCTGTGCAGGGTAGTATCATCACCGTGAGTGCAAAGGATCTGCCTGCGAATGAAACGGTGAAGGAAATTGTGCTGTAATCTTAATGAGGATATTGGATGTTAAGTGGCCAGTTGCACCTTAGAACGTTGATTGCATTTTAAAACGTCAATTACATTTTATAACCGCAATTGCATTTTAAATCCCCAATTGCACCTTCATACAATCCAATTTCCTCTTAAGAATACCTGTCTGTTTTTTAAAAAGCGCCTGCTTTTTTTCTTAAACCCCGTGTTGCTCCCGATTATTCGGGAGCAACTTTTTTTATAAATATCATAGTATCACTTATGGTACTATCCAATGCTGTATTGCATTTCACGTCATGGTATCACTTGTGATACCCCTGCTCGTTGCAGTTATGTCCCGGTACTTTGCACTAAGATCAAATTCAATACTCACATGAATCACCTATCAACCTTCGAACACCTGGTTAACGCCACCGGTCAAACAGATTTTCCTACCATCCTACATGAAGAAAAAAACAGGATTATCGCCGAATGGCAGCAAAATCTTTATGCAGATGATAACAGATTGAAACAACGCATCCAGCTATATCAAAACAAACTTCTATTCCTGTTGGAAACCATTACGAACCAGTTTCCTCCTGAAATGTTCACCACAGATCAATCAGACGATCAGCTTGTTCAGCTTTCCTTCACCTTGTATGATTTGCTTGTCTACCTTGAAGAGAACTATGCCGCCTACCTGGATCTTTGTTATAACATTTCCCGGCTTCACCTACTATCAGCCCGCGAAGAATTAGCCAGGGAAACACCGCTACTGAACCGGATACTGCCAGACACTGATGTAATGAGAATCGTGATCTCTTCTTTTGAAGAAACCCTGCGATCGGATCATGTCACTTTCCGGCAGCTTTATTATACCAGGGAGTTGAGCAAATGCCTGCGAAACCTACAGCCAGACAGTCTTCCAGAAGATGTAGAAGCCCTGTTGCTTTACATGAATTTTAATGATAGTATGTACCTGAAATATAAACTACAGTTGTTATCAGTAGAGATCAATTCGCATCCAACAACTCATCAACAACTAACACAAACAAAATGGTTGTTGAAAATGAATAACCAGCAACAGGAACAGTACGGTTATGCATACGACATTGATCAACTATCCCTAAAAGACCAGATCAGTGAGTGGCTAATGCATGAAAGTGAATTCCTGGAATATAAAATCAAGATCGATGAAACAACCCCCTTGCCACAAGAGGTGGCCCGGTGGCACAACTTTAAAGTGAAAGTAGACCTGTCTGTCAATGAATTGGCCTTCCTGTTGCGGGTGATGATCGAACATGGATTGATCCTGAATAACAATAAAAGCGAAGTGGCGGAGTTTTTTGCCAGGTATTTTGCTACGAATAATCAACCGTCTATTTCAGCAGATAGCCTTCGTAGAAAAATGTATGATTATTCTGCATCCAGCATAGAATCTGTAAAGCAATTACTACTTGACCTCTTTCATACGAGTAAACGTATCAATTCTGATTAAAAATCTAACACTTTTTTTATTTAGTAACACTTTTAAAATCAATTAGTCGCAACCCTGGTTGTCACCCCTGTCACTAGTCTGGCATCGTTTATTGGTCTTCATTTGCATCATAAACAAAACAAAAAATACGCTATGATTTCAAATTTACCTTCGGATGAATTACATCATTTCAAAACAGGCGTGCTGGCTGAAAAGCAGGTAAGAATGACTCTCCCGGAACAGTATACAACGGAGGGAGCTGGCGAGATTAACTACATACGCCATATGAATGCTTTCTATACACGGTTAAAGAATGAGCGCCGGTTAAAAGCACATCATATCAGTTTGTATTTGTCGCTCTTTATGGCCTGGAACAAAAATCATTTCCTGGATAGTTTCCCTGTATTTCGCGAGCAGGTGATGTCGACCAGTGGAATAGGATCTACCAAAACGTATACCGATAGTCTGAAATGGTTGCATGAATGTGGATATATCATCTATCGTCCCTCCGGGAAAGTATATGTTCCCTGCCAGATCAGTATCATTTCTTATACCGGAAGCCGATCGGGTGGTAGTAAATATGCTACTGATATCGGTAGTAAATATGATACTGATACAGGTAGTAAATATGCCACTGATACGGGTAGCAAATATGCTACTGATACAGGGCCTCAAAATGGTACCGTCTCAGTAGCAAAATCGCTACACAATTATAATAATAAACAAATAAACGGGGGAAATGATTGTAAACAGGCACTCCAATCCCCCCAATTAATTATTCATGAAAAAAAAATTCCAACAATGGAAGCTGCCACGCATTGGTTTGCGCAAAAAGGCCAAACGGCCCAGGAAGCCCGCAAATTTTTCTACCATTACGATGCGATTAACTGGCGGTTCGGCACGCAGCCGATAGCGAATTGGAAATCACTCGCATCGAAATGGATCGAGAGTATCAGAATAACCAGGAATGAAAAACCAGGAAAGTTGCATGTCGACAAAAACAAATTATATAGCGAGCCCCTATGATTATCATTTTATGCTGCAGCATGTGTCCAAAACAGGGAAAGATCTTTTCGGCCGCGATTTTGTAATCGAGGATGTTGATAAGCCAGTGATCAACAGGTTGTTATCTTATTTCCTGAAAGATAAAAGAGTGGCGGAATCGGAAGGGATCAGCCTACACAAAGGCATACTCCTCGTTGGTCCGGTAGGGTGTGGTAAAACATCTATCCTGAAGATCATGAGCAATTTTTGCTCTTCGGCGGAAAAACCTGTTTTTCGTTCGTGCAGCGACGTGGTATTTGATTTTAATACGAAGGGATATGAGGGTATTGAACCTTATACCAGGGGCGCGTTTTGGTCATACTCTTCTCAGCCACTCGTCCATTGCTTTGACGACCTCGGACCGGAACCTATAGGGAATTACTATGGGAATAATACCAATGTCATCGCAGAGATTTTATTGTCACGGTACAACTATTTTATTTCCAGGAAAATGATCACGCATATTACGACGAACATGAATAGTGATGAGCTGGAAGGAATATATGGAAATCGCATTCGTAGTCGTATGCGCGAGATGTTTAACCTGGTTGTTTATAGCAATTTGTCAACAGATAAACGAAAGTAACCATGTTCTTAGTAAAAATAAATAATCAATTGGATGGTTCGCGGGTATTGGAAATTTGTGGGCAGGCATTTACAGCGGAGGCTGATGATCATTCCATTGATCGGGCCATCGAACTGGCGGGCTGTTGGGAACCTTACCAGGTCACATACGCAAGAGTGGTGCATTTGAGAAATTGGATCATGGAGAATGAGGAGTACCAGGTGTCTTTGGTGGATATATATGATATGGTAGGGTGTAAGCGATTTGTAGATAAAGTGATCAATGCTGCATTTGTTGACTTAGGTGGGCGGTACCGGGAAGGTTTTCTTGCAAGGATGAGGGAGAATGAACGAATTTTTTTTGAAGAAGATTTTATGGATACAGTTTGAGTGATTTAAAAATGTAGGAATGAAAAGGGCCTGGTAGTCTTGCCGGGCCTGTATTTAAAAGAGATTAAGAGTTATTAGGGTTAACATAGAGTAAGTAAGAGTAAGGCCTGGTATTCTTGCCGGGCCTGTATTTAAAGGATATTTATTAGGGTTAAACATAGAGTAAGTAAGAGTAAGGCGTGGTATTCTTGCCGGGCCTGTATTTAGAAGATATTTATTAGGGTTAAACATAGAGTAAGTAAGAGTAAGGACTGGTAATCTTGCTTTGCCTGTATTTAGAAGATATTAAGATATTTATTAGGGTTAACATAGAGTAAGTAAGAGTAAGGCCAGGTAATCTTACCTGGCTTTACTATAAAGATTTTCATCAGAACGGATAATGTGTAAGGCCTGGTAATCCTGCCGGGCCTTTAATTTCCCGTATTCCCCAATGAAGAATACTGTAAAGTGTTATGCAAAATCTCTCTTCTAAATTCCCGCAATCATTAATAAAATTCCACTAATAAATTTTGTATTCTCCATTTATTCTCTAATTTTGTCCCACAGCATTCCATTTTAACGTTTATCTGTCAGTGAATTACTTAACCCATTTTTTAATCCAAAATGTACCTATGTCATAATTTTTACGCATCGAGAACGCATTGATACCCATTCTGATTTAAGAATACCTATGTTCGTATTCCCAATCACAACTGTTTAAATAACAAGTTGAAATTACTATACCTTATATTATTCTTCCTCACGGCAGGGAGCCTGGTAACCTATGCTCAATTACAACGTAGCACCAGCCTTCCCGGAGCCCCAGGTAAAGGACCCATAGTTGCATTCCCCCGCGGTATTAAGCAATCTTCCGGCGAAGTGTCTTATATAATGGCTACTGACACCGGCGGCAATGTTAACCTGGTACCCTTGTACGGTAATAAACACTATGATAGCACCACCCGGCCGCTACCACCCCGCAAGCCTTTCCTGAAGGTGCATGGGAATGTTATGTATGACTATTACTACCAATCCGGCGTTGATACCCCATATCAGCAAAAAAATATTTATCAGCATACTGTACAGACTTCCTTAGACCTCACTATCAGTGATCAATATCCCATACGTGTGAATTTTACCACTGCCAGAGGTAACTCTACGCTGTTTCGCAATATCACAGGTATTTTAAATGGTGCTACTGCAGTGAATAAATATGCAGAATTGAAGGCTTTTGCTGAGTCAGGTAGGGCAACCAGTGTTTATGGCATAATAGACAAAAAAATTGCTGATCAAATGTTGTATAGAAAATGGACTGGAGAGTTAATTGATGAGACAATATTACATCCATATACTACAAGAGTCTCTACAAATAAAGCAACAGGAGTAGAGTCTACAGTTTTTTATCAAGAAAATGGATCCTACGTAATAAGAGAAAATAATACTAATAAAATTATTCAAATTAGCGATAGGACAGTTCCTGATTGGATTCCTGATGATAATATTATTAATCCATATATTCCTAAAAAATAATTATAATGAATGAAGTCGAAATTTTTTTTCAAGAAAAAGCAATAAAGCGAGGTGGGGTTGTTTTATATTCAAAACAGGATACTTTGGACTTTATTAAAAAGTGTAAAGATTGCGACATTGGTATTCTTGGAATAGACGGATTCTATATAAAAGAGACAAATATTCAGCCAAGTTTGGACAATAGCATTGATTATTCAGCTGATTTATCAAATAATTCTATTTATGATTATGATAACGCATTGGAATTTGTTTCAAAACGTGATGACAATCTTTTTTTTGAAATAGTATGTGATTAACTGCAAGGCTTCGTCTCATAAATAATAATTGCTTCATTTTTTATAACGTGGTTGCTACATCGAAAGAATGATCACCAGTATAATTTCAAGCGATTATATAGGAGGATGAATGGATGTATAAGAGGTGATGATGTGAATAGCTTCAATTTTTATTAATGAACATGACAAATAAGGCACCTTATACCATAAGGTGCCTTATTTTATTTACTTAGCGGTCACATTATAGGATTTCTCACAGTTGTTTAATTGTATAAATGCTAAGGTTTTTACCATATTCCTAGGAGGAAATAGAGACATGGCCTTATTAGACTGGTTTAAAGAGATAGTGGTTATAAACGAGAGTTATTATCCCCTCATATTCTAATTATTACCAGGGAAAGCTTGTGGCTCCGGGAACGGGAAATAAGAAGTTAGCAGATTTTTCCAATGATTCATGGAACATTGCAGCAGCTACATTAGTGTATTTACGTGCGTTACAAAATAGTCCGGATCCTGAAGTAAGGCGAAGATTTGAGGTGCTGAATAGTAGTCCTAGATATGTTTTCAGCATTAAGTTTTTGTCCCAATGAAGGTTCTTCCAGTTACAAATTAAAAGTTAATGGAAACCCATACCAACTTGACTATAAAGGGAATTACAAAATATCAAGAAAAGAACTTTAGGAAATTCAAATACCGGAATTGTTAAAATTGAATTTGCATGGATGGGAGTGTATAACGATAGCATTTTCTTAGATGAAGATGATAATTTAGTATTGTATTTTTTCCATTTAAATGATAATAGTACAATGATGGATGTACAGAATGTAGATTTGGTAGCCATTCACCCAGGAAAAATGATAATGAAAGGTATTGTTATATTGGTAAGACAAAGGAATTATTCAAAAGAGTTCATTATTCCGAATCAGGTTTTTCACCGATGCTAATAAAGTTTTTTAGTCTTGGTAATGGCATCAATTTATAATGGCAATTAAACAACTTCATATAGTAAAACTGATTGATGATGCTCAATACAAGAACCGTAACAAAGACGGGGAAAAAGGATTTACCCGGAACCTTAAACTCCCATTCAAAGAACTCATAGTACTTATAAGCCGAGGTATGATGCGATCAATTCAGCGTGAGCTTAACGATTTTTTTGGAAAGATTCTGGATCTGGATTATAGTATGATGATATACTTCTTAAAACATGTGAAAGTATTAGAACTGGTAGAAAGTTTCCTAGGAACCATAAAGTCAAGAAGCCTGCAATGGAATACAAATAACAAAAGCCGTCTCTGAATAATAAGAGACGGCTTTTACCGTAATTAAGGAAATGAAATCAAAATTGAATATTCGCCTCTTTTAAAGGGTTGTCCTGTTTATCTGAATAGAAATTCACAGATAACAAATTTTGACCGATTACTAAATATCTGACAAATACAAGGTCATTTGGCCTTTTTTCATCATAATAGAACACATGTGAAAGAGCTGCGGGATGTGTTTCTATATAATACACCCCTTTAAATTTATACCCACAAATCTCTTTCGGAATTTTAGCTAATTCTTCAAGGTGACACCA is a genomic window of Chitinophaga sp. LS1 containing:
- a CDS encoding colicin E5-related ribonuclease codes for the protein MATDTGGNVNLVPLYGNKHYDSTTRPLPPRKPFLKVHGNVMYDYYYQSGVDTPYQQKNIYQHTVQTSLDLTISDQYPIRVNFTTARGNSTLFRNITGILNGATAVNKYAELKAFAESGRATSVYGIIDKKIADQMLYRKWTGELIDETILHPYTTRVSTNKATGVESTVFYQENGSYVIRENNTNKIIQISDRTVPDWIPDDNIINPYIPKK
- a CDS encoding ATPase, with protein sequence MSTKTNYIASPYDYHFMLQHVSKTGKDLFGRDFVIEDVDKPVINRLLSYFLKDKRVAESEGISLHKGILLVGPVGCGKTSILKIMSNFCSSAEKPVFRSCSDVVFDFNTKGYEGIEPYTRGAFWSYSSQPLVHCFDDLGPEPIGNYYGNNTNVIAEILLSRYNYFISRKMITHITTNMNSDELEGIYGNRIRSRMREMFNLVVYSNLSTDKRK